The following coding sequences lie in one Hippoglossus hippoglossus isolate fHipHip1 chromosome 14, fHipHip1.pri, whole genome shotgun sequence genomic window:
- the synj1 gene encoding synaptojanin-1 isoform X4, whose product MAFSKGYRIYHKLDPPPYSVLVETRTREECLMFESGAVAVLSAAEKEAIKSTYSKIVDAYGILGVLRLNLGDSMLHSLVVVTGCSSVGKVQDSEVFRVTQTDFISLKNDPGDEDRIAEVRKVLNSGHFYFAWSSTGVSLDLSLNAHRRILEDTTDNRFFWNQSLHLHLKHYGVNCEDWLLRLMCGGVEIRTIYAGHKQAKACIFSRLSSERAGTRFNVRGTNDDGQVANFVETEQVIFLDDRVSSFIQIRGSIPLFWEQPGIQVGSHRVKLSRGFEANAPAFERHFTALRRLYGKQVIINLLGSKEGEHMLSKAFQSHLKASEHAGAVKMVNFDYHQNVKGGKADKLHSVLKPHVNKFVDECGFFYYSGESGITRTQGGTLRTNCLDCLDRTNSVQAYFALEMLPKQLEEMSLTEKPQLVARFQEVFRTMWSVNGDSVSKIYAGTGALDGKAKTGKLKDGARSVTRTIQNNFFDSSKQEAIDILRLGSTLNSDLADKARALLTTSSLYVTEPVLQSASPRVLLGMCQNYHKYTMPKQIRVCVGTWNVNGGKQFRSIAFRNQTLNDWLLDAPKKAGHPEFQDSKANPIDIFAIGFEEMVELNAGNIVSASTTNQKLWAAELQKNISRDHKYVLLASEQLVGVCLFVFIRPQHAPFIRDVAVDTVKTGMGGATGNKGGVAIRLLFHTTSICFVCSHFAAGQSQVKERNDDYSEITRRLSFPMGRLLYSHDYVFWCGDFNYRISLPNEEVKELIKQQSLEALTAGDQLLDQKNAGLVFRGFIEGKLDFAPTYKYDLFSEDYDTSEKCRTPAWTDRILWKRRKWNFDKTAEEMNIVGAASTSCENEEDPDNPWNPGTLKYYGRAELKTSDHRPVVAIMDVDILEVDPDARHQVYKDVIAMQGPPDGTILVSLCTSGPDDYFDDTLIDELLDKFAQFGEVILIRFVEEKMWVTFLEGYSALAALSLSASTVLGKVIDIRLKSSGWIKSLEEEMSVERICGSIPTSASSTLLAEDTDMGDDDYDMEGDVDEEVEEILPQHLQPGAGAAGSSPLPSPHSSPSPSPTHGEPSAPSRPSRAQQPSRPSQGPPVDFQPGAPTSLCLEPKRAPPPRPNAPPARPAPPQRPPPPSGPKSPALPRPSAAAARGAAGAPAPGGFPRPNIPPRAGVISIPPQSRPPHPSHPGAPRPIPEMHPGAPRPIPDTHPGAPRPVTGVLEKPTDLPLGPPLSGPLPAVRPQAPSEMPPQPPAPSVQSQLPRPIQPTLQAPLLPQQAAAPKGGFPPAAAAASPAGPPQGLASPKPPPRSRSSHVLPPDDAKPETAPAAQTNGLNGLQNEAQWKPDPFETLLSSSSSSSWHTTQSLTRGSSLRAPPSVPPSTFSSSTLPSSFSLQPSALSDLQALDSSSSSSLSTPSPLASTLLPPPPAPSRSRSQETLRASPCPFPTESLPARPSSTNPFTGPLTQLHRSLTPDFSVQRPGPASNPQRPMLALTQPLIPTRCPAMVPAAAPASQLQGTMSLFAPSSMLSPAPPAPFTPDPSPAPALPLAPPSSIPPTIAPRLQPPPPGGNPTKQWVTFDDDLGFSTATKTPHIPVVPSNSLLPQTQTPRSVFDSEPDWLSTAPSAFPTLPPPVSTRTATANPKLPEGPSDSCFFPGESTER is encoded by the exons ATGGCTTTCAGCAAGGGATATCGCATTTACCACAAGCTGGACCCGCCCCCTTACAGTGTCCTAGTGGAAACAAGGACCAGGGAAGAATGTCTCATGTTTGAATCGGGGGCCGTCGCTGTTCTGT CGGCAGCAGAGAAAGAGGCCATTAAAAGTACCTACAGCAAGATAGTTGACGCCTATGGAATCCTGGGCGTCCTCCGCCTAAACTTGG GGGACTCCATGCTCCACAGTCTGGTGGTGGTGACAGGATGTAGCTCTGTGGGGAAGGTGCAGGACTCTGAGGTTTTCAgggtcacacagacagactttaTATCACTGAAGAATGATCCAGGAGACGAGGACCGGATCGCTGAGGTGCGAAAGGTCCTGAACTCAGGACACTTCTACTTTGCTTGGTCTTCCACTGGAGTCAGTTTGGACCTGAGTCTCAATGCACATCGCAGGATCCTAGAAGATACTACAGACAACCGCTTCTTTTG GAACCAGTCTCTTCACCTGCACCTGAAACATTACGGAGTAAACTGTGAGGACTGGCTGTTGAGGCTGATGTGCGGCGGTGTGGAGATCAGGACCATCTATGCAGGTCACAAACAGGCCAAGGCCTGCATCTTCTCCCGCCTCAGCTCAGAGCGAGCCGGCACGCGATTTAATGTCCGGGGAACAAACGACGATGGACAGGTCGCCAATTTTGTGGAGACTGAACAG GTTATTTTCCTGGATGACAGAGTGTCCTCCTTCATACAGATCCGTGGGTCCATTCCTCTTTTCTGGGAACAGCCAGGAATCCag GTCGGCTCTCATCGTGTCAAACTCTCAAGGGGATTTGAGGCTAATGCACCAGCGTTCGAAAG acaCTTCACTGCACTGCGGAGGTTGTACGGTAAGCAGGTGATCATCAACCTGCTTGGGAGTAAGGAAGGAGAACACATGCTCAGTAAAGCGTTCCAG AGTCATCTAAAGGCGTCGGAACATGCGGGAGCGGTGAAGATGGTGAACTTTGACTACCACCAAAATGTGAAGGGAGGCAAAGCAGACAAACTTCACAGTGTCCTGAAACCCCACGTCAACAAGTTTGTAGACGAGTGCGGGTTCTTCTATTACTCTGGAGAGTCCGGCATCACAAG GACTCAGGGTGGGACCCTCAGGACCAACTGCCTGGACTGTCTGGACAGAACTAACAGTGTACAAGCCTATTTCGCCCTCGAG ATGCTGCCgaagcagctggaggaaatGAGTCTGACGGAGAAACCCCAGCTGGTGGCCCGGTTCCAGGAGGTGTTCAGGACCATGTGGTCGGTCAATGGAGATTCCGTCAGTAAGATCTATGCAGGCACCGGGGCTCTGGACGGGAAGGCCAAG acTGGGAAGCTGAAAGACGGAGCTCGCTCTGTGACGAGGACCATCCAGAACAACTTCTTCGACAGTTCTAAGCAAGAGGCGATCGACATCCTGAGACTGGGCTCCACACTCAACAGTGATTTGGCGGATAAAGCTCGGGCCTTGCTCACCACTTCCAGTCTTTATG TCACTGAGCCCGTCTTACAATCAG CCTCCCCAAGGGTATTGCTGGGAATGTGTCAGAACTACCATAAATACACAATGCCCAAGCAGATCCGGGTGTGTGTCGGCACCTGGAATGTGAACGGGGGTAAACAGTTTCGCAGCATTGCTTTCCGCAACCAGACGCTCAACGACTGGCTGCTTGATGCTCCAAAGAAGGCGGGGCATCCTGAGTTCCAGG ACAGCAAAGCCAACCCCATCGATATATTTGCCATCGGTTTTGAGGAAATGGTTGAACTGAATGCCGGCAACATCGTCAGTGCCAG CACCACGAACCAGAAGCTGTGGGCAGCTGAGCTCCAAAAAAACATCTCACGGGACCACAAATACGTTCTACTGGCTTCAGAGCAGCTGGTGggagtgtgtctgtttgttttcatccgCCCACAGCATGCGCCCTTCATCAG GGATGTGGCCGTGGACACTGTAAAAACTGGAATGGGCGGAGCCACAGGCAATAAAGGTGGTGTTGCCATCCGCCTCCTCTTCCACACCACCAGCATCTGCTTTGTCTGCTCCCACTTCGCTGCTGGCCAATCACAGGTCAAGGAGAGGAATGACGACTACAGTGAGATCACGCGCAGACTCAGCTTTCCCatg GGTCGTCTGCTGTACTCGCACGATTACGTGTTCTGGTGCGGAGACTTTAACTATCGCATCAGCCTGCCCAACGAGGAAGTGAAAGAACTCATCAAACAGCAGAGCTTGGAAGCCTTGACAGCTGGAGACCAGTTGTTGGATCAGAAGAATGCTGGTTTG GTCTTCCGAGGTTTTATCGAGGGAAAGTTAGATTTTGCTCCCACCTATAAGTATGACCTCTTCTCGGAAGATTATGACACTAGCGAGAAGTGCCGCACACCAGCCTGGACTGACCGTATActctggaagaggaggaagtggaactTTGACAAAACGG CTGAGGAGATGAATATAGTTGGTGCAGCTTCTACATCTTGTGAGAATGAGGAGGATCCAGACAACCCTTGGAACCCCGGCACTCTGAAGTACTATGGCAGGGCTGAGCTGAAGACCTCAGACCACAG GCCTGTGGTGGCGATAATGGACGTGGACATCCTGGAGGTCGACCCAGATGCTCGGCACCAGGTTTACAAAGATGTCATTGCCATGCAGGGGCCTCCAGACGGAACCATCCTGGTGTCGCTCTGCACCTCCGGCCCTGACGACTACTTTGACGATACACTCATAGACGAGCTGCTGGACAAGTTTGCTCAGTTTGGAGAGGTCATCCTCATCAG GTTTGTCGAGGAGAAGATGTGGGTGACTTTCCTGGAAGGTTACTCTGCTCTCGCTGCTCTTTCGCTCAGTGCTTCCACT GTCCTTGGCAAAGTGATCGACATCCGTCTGAAGAGTTCAGGCTGGATCAAgagtctggaggaggagatgagtgTGGAGAGGATCTGTGGAAGTATCCCCACCTCAGCTAGCTCCACTCTGCTGGCTGAGGACACGGACATGGGCGACGATGATTACGACATGGAGG GTGATGTggacgaggaggtggaggagatccTTCCCCAGCACCTACAGCCTGGAGCAGGCGCGGCAGGATCCTCGCCTCTGCCCTCCCCCCACAGCAGCCCCAGTCCCTCCCCGACCCACGGAGAACCATCGGCCCCCAGCAGACCCAGTCGTGCACAGCAACCCTCCCGACCATCGCAAG GGCCTCCTGTTGACTTCCAGCCGGGTGCCCCCACATCTCTATGCCTGGAGCCCAAGCGTGCACCTCCCCCTCGTCCTAATGCACCTCCAGCCAGACCAGCACCCCCTCAACGTCCACCTCCACCTTCAG GACCAAAAAGCCCGGCTCTTCCTCggccctctgctgctgcag CtcgaggagcagcaggagctccTGCGCCTGGAGGTTTCCCCAGACCG aATATCCCTCCTCGAGCCGGGGTGATCAGTATTCCCCCACAGTCTCGCCCACCGCATCCTTCTCACCCAGGAGCACCTAGACCGATACCAGAAATGCATCCTGGGGCCCCCCGACCCATCCCGGACACCCATCCTGGAGCCCCTCGACCTGTGACCGGTGTCCTGGAGAAACCCACTGACCTGCCTTTGG GCCCTCCACTCTCAGGACCACTTCCTGCAGTGAGACCCCAGGCTCCATCAGAAATGCCGCCCCAACCTCCTGCCCCCTCAGTTCAGTCCCAGCTCCCACGACCGATCCAGCCCACACTTCAAGCTCCGCTCCTGCCGCAGCAGGCTGCAGCTCCCAAAGGAggatttcctcctgctgctgctgctgcctccccTGCTGGGCCTCCGCAGGGTCTGGCCTCTCCCAAACCCCCACCACGTTCCCGCTCCTCTCACGTTCTGCCGCCTGATGACGCCAAGCCTGAGACGGCCCCAGCTGCACAG ACCAATGGACTGAATGGACTCCAAAACGAAGCACAATGGAAGCCTGACCCCTTCGAaacactcctctcctcctcttcctcctcctcctggcaCACCACCCAGTCCCTGACCAGAGGCTCCTCTCTGCGAGCTCCCCCCTCTGTTCCTCCATCTACATTCTCCTCCAGCACTCTCCCCTCATCCTTCTCCCTGCAGCCCTCTGCTCTGTCAGACCTGCAAGCGCTcgattcatcctcctcttcctcgctctccACCCCATCGCCACTTGCCTCCACCTTGCTCCCGCCTCCTCCGGCCCCGTCTCGCAGTCGCTCGCAGGAAACGCTGCGTGCCTCCCCCTGCCCCTTCCCGACTGAGTCGCTTCCTGCCCGACCCAGCAGCACCAATCCCTTCACAGGTCCGCTCACACAGCTACATCGCTCGCTCACCCCGGACTTCAGCGTCCAGCGTCCAGGCCCGGCATCAAACCCTCAGAGGCCCATGCTTGCTCTCACTCAGCCACTCATTCCCACTCGTTGTCCAGCAATGGTCCCTGCAGCTGCACCCGCCTCCCAGCTCCAGGGGACAATGTCCCTTTTTGCACCTTCATCCATGCTCAGTCCTGCACCCCCGGCTCCCTTCACCCCCGACCCATCTCCTGCTCCTGCCTTGCCTCTGGCACCACCCTCCTCCATCCCACCTACCATTGCCCCTCGCTTACAACCTCCTCCACCGGGAGGCAACCCAACCAAGCAGTGGGTCACTTTCGACGATGATTTGGGTTTCTCAACCGCGACAAAAACACCACACATCCCCGTCGTCCCTTCCAATTCCCTTCTGCCCCAAACTCAGACTCCTCGCTCTGTGTTCGACTCGGAGCCCGACTGGTTATCCACGGCCCCTTCGGCATTCCCGACCCTCCCTCCTCCCGTCTCTACCAGAACTGCAACTGCAAACCCCAAACTCCCAGAGGGTCCCAGTGACAGCTGCTTCTTCCCCGGGGAGTCGACAGAAAGATAG
- the synj1 gene encoding synaptojanin-1 isoform X5, with amino-acid sequence MAFSKGYRIYHKLDPPPYSVLVETRTREECLMFESGAVAVLSAAEKEAIKSTYSKIVDAYGILGVLRLNLGDSMLHSLVVVTGCSSVGKVQDSEVFRVTQTDFISLKNDPGDEDRIAEVRKVLNSGHFYFAWSSTGVSLDLSLNAHRRILEDTTDNRFFWNQSLHLHLKHYGVNCEDWLLRLMCGGVEIRTIYAGHKQAKACIFSRLSSERAGTRFNVRGTNDDGQVANFVETEQVIFLDDRVSSFIQIRGSIPLFWEQPGIQVGSHRVKLSRGFEANAPAFERHFTALRRLYGKQVIINLLGSKEGEHMLSKAFQSHLKASEHAGAVKMVNFDYHQNVKGGKADKLHSVLKPHVNKFVDECGFFYYSGESGITRTQGGTLRTNCLDCLDRTNSVQAYFALEMLPKQLEEMSLTEKPQLVARFQEVFRTMWSVNGDSVSKIYAGTGALDGKAKTGKLKDGARSVTRTIQNNFFDSSKQEAIDILRLGSTLNSDLADKARALLTTSSLYVTEPVLQSASPRVLLGMCQNYHKYTMPKQIRVCVGTWNVNGGKQFRSIAFRNQTLNDWLLDAPKKAGHPEFQDSKANPIDIFAIGFEEMVELNAGNIVSASTTNQKLWAAELQKNISRDHKYVLLASEQLVGVCLFVFIRPQHAPFIRDVAVDTVKTGMGGATGNKGGVAIRLLFHTTSICFVCSHFAAGQSQVKERNDDYSEITRRLSFPMGRLLYSHDYVFWCGDFNYRISLPNEEVKELIKQQSLEALTAGDQLLDQKNAGLVFRGFIEGKLDFAPTYKYDLFSEDYDTSEKCRTPAWTDRILWKRRKWNFDKTAEEMNIVGAASTSCENEEDPDNPWNPGTLKYYGRAELKTSDHRPVVAIMDVDILEVDPDARHQVYKDVIAMQGPPDGTILVSLCTSGPDDYFDDTLIDELLDKFAQFGEVILIRFVEEKMWVTFLEGYSALAALSLSASTVLGKVIDIRLKSSGWIKSLEEEMSVERICGSIPTSASSTLLAEDTDMGDDDYDMEGDVDEEVEEILPQHLQPGAGAAGSSPLPSPHSSPSPSPTHGEPSAPSRPSRAQQPSRPSQGPPVDFQPGAPTSLCLEPKRAPPPRPNAPPARPAPPQRPPPPSGGMSPLPVRKNSGARGAAGAPAPGGFPRPNIPPRAGVISIPPQSRPPHPSHPGAPRPIPEMHPGAPRPIPDTHPGAPRPVTGVLEKPTDLPLGPPLSGPLPAVRPQAPSEMPPQPPAPSVQSQLPRPIQPTLQAPLLPQQAAAPKGGFPPAAAAASPAGPPQGLASPKPPPRSRSSHVLPPDDAKPETAPAAQTNGLNGLQNEAQWKPDPFETLLSSSSSSSWHTTQSLTRGSSLRAPPSVPPSTFSSSTLPSSFSLQPSALSDLQALDSSSSSSLSTPSPLASTLLPPPPAPSRSRSQETLRASPCPFPTESLPARPSSTNPFTGPLTQLHRSLTPDFSVQRPGPASNPQRPMLALTQPLIPTRCPAMVPAAAPASQLQGTMSLFAPSSMLSPAPPAPFTPDPSPAPALPLAPPSSIPPTIAPRLQPPPPGGNPTKQWVTFDDDLGFSTATKTPHIPVVPSNSLLPQTQTPRSVFDSEPDWLSTAPSAFPTLPPPVSTRTATANPKLPEGPSDSCFFPGESTER; translated from the exons ATGGCTTTCAGCAAGGGATATCGCATTTACCACAAGCTGGACCCGCCCCCTTACAGTGTCCTAGTGGAAACAAGGACCAGGGAAGAATGTCTCATGTTTGAATCGGGGGCCGTCGCTGTTCTGT CGGCAGCAGAGAAAGAGGCCATTAAAAGTACCTACAGCAAGATAGTTGACGCCTATGGAATCCTGGGCGTCCTCCGCCTAAACTTGG GGGACTCCATGCTCCACAGTCTGGTGGTGGTGACAGGATGTAGCTCTGTGGGGAAGGTGCAGGACTCTGAGGTTTTCAgggtcacacagacagactttaTATCACTGAAGAATGATCCAGGAGACGAGGACCGGATCGCTGAGGTGCGAAAGGTCCTGAACTCAGGACACTTCTACTTTGCTTGGTCTTCCACTGGAGTCAGTTTGGACCTGAGTCTCAATGCACATCGCAGGATCCTAGAAGATACTACAGACAACCGCTTCTTTTG GAACCAGTCTCTTCACCTGCACCTGAAACATTACGGAGTAAACTGTGAGGACTGGCTGTTGAGGCTGATGTGCGGCGGTGTGGAGATCAGGACCATCTATGCAGGTCACAAACAGGCCAAGGCCTGCATCTTCTCCCGCCTCAGCTCAGAGCGAGCCGGCACGCGATTTAATGTCCGGGGAACAAACGACGATGGACAGGTCGCCAATTTTGTGGAGACTGAACAG GTTATTTTCCTGGATGACAGAGTGTCCTCCTTCATACAGATCCGTGGGTCCATTCCTCTTTTCTGGGAACAGCCAGGAATCCag GTCGGCTCTCATCGTGTCAAACTCTCAAGGGGATTTGAGGCTAATGCACCAGCGTTCGAAAG acaCTTCACTGCACTGCGGAGGTTGTACGGTAAGCAGGTGATCATCAACCTGCTTGGGAGTAAGGAAGGAGAACACATGCTCAGTAAAGCGTTCCAG AGTCATCTAAAGGCGTCGGAACATGCGGGAGCGGTGAAGATGGTGAACTTTGACTACCACCAAAATGTGAAGGGAGGCAAAGCAGACAAACTTCACAGTGTCCTGAAACCCCACGTCAACAAGTTTGTAGACGAGTGCGGGTTCTTCTATTACTCTGGAGAGTCCGGCATCACAAG GACTCAGGGTGGGACCCTCAGGACCAACTGCCTGGACTGTCTGGACAGAACTAACAGTGTACAAGCCTATTTCGCCCTCGAG ATGCTGCCgaagcagctggaggaaatGAGTCTGACGGAGAAACCCCAGCTGGTGGCCCGGTTCCAGGAGGTGTTCAGGACCATGTGGTCGGTCAATGGAGATTCCGTCAGTAAGATCTATGCAGGCACCGGGGCTCTGGACGGGAAGGCCAAG acTGGGAAGCTGAAAGACGGAGCTCGCTCTGTGACGAGGACCATCCAGAACAACTTCTTCGACAGTTCTAAGCAAGAGGCGATCGACATCCTGAGACTGGGCTCCACACTCAACAGTGATTTGGCGGATAAAGCTCGGGCCTTGCTCACCACTTCCAGTCTTTATG TCACTGAGCCCGTCTTACAATCAG CCTCCCCAAGGGTATTGCTGGGAATGTGTCAGAACTACCATAAATACACAATGCCCAAGCAGATCCGGGTGTGTGTCGGCACCTGGAATGTGAACGGGGGTAAACAGTTTCGCAGCATTGCTTTCCGCAACCAGACGCTCAACGACTGGCTGCTTGATGCTCCAAAGAAGGCGGGGCATCCTGAGTTCCAGG ACAGCAAAGCCAACCCCATCGATATATTTGCCATCGGTTTTGAGGAAATGGTTGAACTGAATGCCGGCAACATCGTCAGTGCCAG CACCACGAACCAGAAGCTGTGGGCAGCTGAGCTCCAAAAAAACATCTCACGGGACCACAAATACGTTCTACTGGCTTCAGAGCAGCTGGTGggagtgtgtctgtttgttttcatccgCCCACAGCATGCGCCCTTCATCAG GGATGTGGCCGTGGACACTGTAAAAACTGGAATGGGCGGAGCCACAGGCAATAAAGGTGGTGTTGCCATCCGCCTCCTCTTCCACACCACCAGCATCTGCTTTGTCTGCTCCCACTTCGCTGCTGGCCAATCACAGGTCAAGGAGAGGAATGACGACTACAGTGAGATCACGCGCAGACTCAGCTTTCCCatg GGTCGTCTGCTGTACTCGCACGATTACGTGTTCTGGTGCGGAGACTTTAACTATCGCATCAGCCTGCCCAACGAGGAAGTGAAAGAACTCATCAAACAGCAGAGCTTGGAAGCCTTGACAGCTGGAGACCAGTTGTTGGATCAGAAGAATGCTGGTTTG GTCTTCCGAGGTTTTATCGAGGGAAAGTTAGATTTTGCTCCCACCTATAAGTATGACCTCTTCTCGGAAGATTATGACACTAGCGAGAAGTGCCGCACACCAGCCTGGACTGACCGTATActctggaagaggaggaagtggaactTTGACAAAACGG CTGAGGAGATGAATATAGTTGGTGCAGCTTCTACATCTTGTGAGAATGAGGAGGATCCAGACAACCCTTGGAACCCCGGCACTCTGAAGTACTATGGCAGGGCTGAGCTGAAGACCTCAGACCACAG GCCTGTGGTGGCGATAATGGACGTGGACATCCTGGAGGTCGACCCAGATGCTCGGCACCAGGTTTACAAAGATGTCATTGCCATGCAGGGGCCTCCAGACGGAACCATCCTGGTGTCGCTCTGCACCTCCGGCCCTGACGACTACTTTGACGATACACTCATAGACGAGCTGCTGGACAAGTTTGCTCAGTTTGGAGAGGTCATCCTCATCAG GTTTGTCGAGGAGAAGATGTGGGTGACTTTCCTGGAAGGTTACTCTGCTCTCGCTGCTCTTTCGCTCAGTGCTTCCACT GTCCTTGGCAAAGTGATCGACATCCGTCTGAAGAGTTCAGGCTGGATCAAgagtctggaggaggagatgagtgTGGAGAGGATCTGTGGAAGTATCCCCACCTCAGCTAGCTCCACTCTGCTGGCTGAGGACACGGACATGGGCGACGATGATTACGACATGGAGG GTGATGTggacgaggaggtggaggagatccTTCCCCAGCACCTACAGCCTGGAGCAGGCGCGGCAGGATCCTCGCCTCTGCCCTCCCCCCACAGCAGCCCCAGTCCCTCCCCGACCCACGGAGAACCATCGGCCCCCAGCAGACCCAGTCGTGCACAGCAACCCTCCCGACCATCGCAAG GGCCTCCTGTTGACTTCCAGCCGGGTGCCCCCACATCTCTATGCCTGGAGCCCAAGCGTGCACCTCCCCCTCGTCCTAATGCACCTCCAGCCAGACCAGCACCCCCTCAACGTCCACCTCCACCTTCAG GAGGCATGAGCCCTCTTCCAGTTAGGAAGAACTCTGGAG CtcgaggagcagcaggagctccTGCGCCTGGAGGTTTCCCCAGACCG aATATCCCTCCTCGAGCCGGGGTGATCAGTATTCCCCCACAGTCTCGCCCACCGCATCCTTCTCACCCAGGAGCACCTAGACCGATACCAGAAATGCATCCTGGGGCCCCCCGACCCATCCCGGACACCCATCCTGGAGCCCCTCGACCTGTGACCGGTGTCCTGGAGAAACCCACTGACCTGCCTTTGG GCCCTCCACTCTCAGGACCACTTCCTGCAGTGAGACCCCAGGCTCCATCAGAAATGCCGCCCCAACCTCCTGCCCCCTCAGTTCAGTCCCAGCTCCCACGACCGATCCAGCCCACACTTCAAGCTCCGCTCCTGCCGCAGCAGGCTGCAGCTCCCAAAGGAggatttcctcctgctgctgctgctgcctccccTGCTGGGCCTCCGCAGGGTCTGGCCTCTCCCAAACCCCCACCACGTTCCCGCTCCTCTCACGTTCTGCCGCCTGATGACGCCAAGCCTGAGACGGCCCCAGCTGCACAG ACCAATGGACTGAATGGACTCCAAAACGAAGCACAATGGAAGCCTGACCCCTTCGAaacactcctctcctcctcttcctcctcctcctggcaCACCACCCAGTCCCTGACCAGAGGCTCCTCTCTGCGAGCTCCCCCCTCTGTTCCTCCATCTACATTCTCCTCCAGCACTCTCCCCTCATCCTTCTCCCTGCAGCCCTCTGCTCTGTCAGACCTGCAAGCGCTcgattcatcctcctcttcctcgctctccACCCCATCGCCACTTGCCTCCACCTTGCTCCCGCCTCCTCCGGCCCCGTCTCGCAGTCGCTCGCAGGAAACGCTGCGTGCCTCCCCCTGCCCCTTCCCGACTGAGTCGCTTCCTGCCCGACCCAGCAGCACCAATCCCTTCACAGGTCCGCTCACACAGCTACATCGCTCGCTCACCCCGGACTTCAGCGTCCAGCGTCCAGGCCCGGCATCAAACCCTCAGAGGCCCATGCTTGCTCTCACTCAGCCACTCATTCCCACTCGTTGTCCAGCAATGGTCCCTGCAGCTGCACCCGCCTCCCAGCTCCAGGGGACAATGTCCCTTTTTGCACCTTCATCCATGCTCAGTCCTGCACCCCCGGCTCCCTTCACCCCCGACCCATCTCCTGCTCCTGCCTTGCCTCTGGCACCACCCTCCTCCATCCCACCTACCATTGCCCCTCGCTTACAACCTCCTCCACCGGGAGGCAACCCAACCAAGCAGTGGGTCACTTTCGACGATGATTTGGGTTTCTCAACCGCGACAAAAACACCACACATCCCCGTCGTCCCTTCCAATTCCCTTCTGCCCCAAACTCAGACTCCTCGCTCTGTGTTCGACTCGGAGCCCGACTGGTTATCCACGGCCCCTTCGGCATTCCCGACCCTCCCTCCTCCCGTCTCTACCAGAACTGCAACTGCAAACCCCAAACTCCCAGAGGGTCCCAGTGACAGCTGCTTCTTCCCCGGGGAGTCGACAGAAAGATAG